The following are encoded together in the Periplaneta americana isolate PAMFEO1 chromosome 5, P.americana_PAMFEO1_priV1, whole genome shotgun sequence genome:
- the Trs33 gene encoding trafficking protein particle complex subunit 6b isoform X1, with translation MADEVLFEFLHSELIDYVLVNSEKDKKHGDLSTLEYIGFSTGYRIIERLTKEWPRFKDELDTMKFICTDFWSSINKKQIDNLRTNHQGVYVLQDNAFRFLTRLSSGRQYLEMAPKYVAFTCGLIRGALSNLGINSMVTAEVQSMPACKFHIQVQRV, from the exons ATGGCGGACGAAGTACTTTTCGAGTTTTTGCATTCAGAATTGATTGATTATGTCCTAGTGAACAGTGAAAAAGATAAGAAG CATGGTGATTTGTCAACACTGGAATATATTGGATTTTCAACCGGCTACAGAATAATTGAAAG GTTGACCAAAGAATGGCCAAGATTCAAAGATGAATTAGACACTATGAAATTTATATGTACAGACTTTTGGTCATCCATTAACAAGAAACAAATAGATAATTTGAGAACAAATCATCAAGGAGTTTACGTCCTTCAAGATAATGCCTTTCGTTTCCTTACAAGACTTTCATCAGGAAGGCAATACCTTGAGATGGCGCCAAAG tATGTTGCATTTACATGTGGTTTAATTCGTGGTGCATTATCTAATCTGGGGATAAACAGTATGGTCACAGCAGAAGTCCAATCAATGCCAGCATGTAAATTTCATATTCAAGTCCAAAGAGTATGA